One Panicum virgatum strain AP13 chromosome 3N, P.virgatum_v5, whole genome shotgun sequence DNA segment encodes these proteins:
- the LOC120663971 gene encoding probable serine/threonine-protein kinase PBL7 isoform X1, translating into MSDAGGGGSEEYKREESVALLVIVSLAALSLLSLIAAFAYYCYITRKVSRRLHSLQPPKRSGSPPAPPPRAPPPPPPQQQQQGKESPSSNSASDGAGAAAAGMAVVVAGERGVQVFSYRQLHAATGGFGRAHMVGQGSFGAVYRGVLPDGRKVAVKLMDRPGKQGEQEFEMEVELLSRLRSPHLLGLIGHCSEGGQRLLVYEFMANGGLQEHLYPNTGSCGGISKLDWDTRMRIALEAAKGLEYLHERVNPPVIHRDFKSSNILLDKDFHARVSDFGLAKLGSDRAGGHVSTRVLGTQGYVAPEYALTGHLTTKSDVYSYGVVLLELLTGRVPVDMKRPPGEGVLVNWALPMLTDREKVVQILDPALEGQYSLKDAVQVAAIAAMCVQPEADYRPLMADVVQSLVPLVKNRSAQKACNPNVQASKPLD; encoded by the exons ATgtcggacgccggcggcggcggcagcgaagaGTACAAGCGCGAGGAGTCGGTGGCCCTGCTGGTCATCGTCTCCCTCGCCgcgctctccctcctctccctcatCGCCGCCTTCGCCTACTACTGCTACATCACCCGGAAGGTCTCGCGCCGCCTGCACTCGCTCCAGCCCCCCAAGCGCTCCGGCtcccctcccgcgccgcctccgcgggcaccgccgccgccgccgccgcagcagcagcagcaggggaaGGAGAGCCCGTCCAGCAACTCCGCCAGCGATggggctggggcggcggcggcggggatggcggTGGTGGTCGCCGGGGAGAGGGGCGTGCAGGTGTTCAGCTACCGGCAGCTGCACGCGGCGACCGGCGGGTTCGGAAGGGCGCACATGGTCGGCCAGGGCAGCTTCGGGGCCGTGTACCGCGGGGTGCTCCCCGACGGGAGGAAGGTCGCGGTCAAGCTCATGGACCGCCCCGGGAAGCAGGGCGAGCAGGAGTTCGAGATGGAg GTGGAGCTGCTGAGTAGGCTCCGATCGCCACATCTGTTGGGCCTGATTGGCCATTGTTCTGAAGGTGGACAACGGCTACTTGTGTATGAGTTCATGGCCAATGGGGGTCTCCAGGAGCATCTCTATCCAAACACAG GTTCCTGTGGTGGGATCTCAAAATTGGACTGGGATACAAGAATGAGAATTGCACTTGAAGCAGCAAAAGGTTTGGAATATCTTCATGAGCGTGTTAATCCACCTGTCATACACAGAGACTTCAAGAGCAGCAATATTCTTCTGGACAAGGACTTCCATGCAAGAGTTTCAGACTTTGGTCTAGCCAAACTTGGATCTGATAGAGCTGGTGGTCATGTCTCAACTCGAGTTTTAGGCACACAAGGCTATGTTGCGCCCGA GTATGCACTGACTGGGCATTTGACTACCAAATCAGATGTGTACAGTTATGGTGTTGTCCTTTTGGAATTGCTTACTGGTAGGGTACCAGTTGATATGAAGAGGCCTCCAGGAGAAGGTGTTTTAGTGAATTGG GCATTGCCTATGCTCACTGACCGAGAGAAAGTTGTGCAGATCTTGGATCCAGCGTTGGAAGGTCAATACTCCTTGAAAGATGCTGTCCAAGTGGCTGCCATTGCTGCAATGTGTGTTCAACCAGAGGCTGACTATAGGCCACTAATGGCCGATGTAGTACAGTCATTGGTCCCTCTTGTCAAGAATCGTTCTGCTCAGAAAGCTTGCAACCCCAACGTGCAAGCATCGAAGCCACTCGACTAG
- the LOC120663971 gene encoding probable serine/threonine-protein kinase PBL23 isoform X2 has product MSDAGGGGSEEYKREESVALLVIVSLAALSLLSLIAAFAYYCYITRKVSRRLHSLQPPKRSGSPPAPPPRAPPPPPPQQQQQGKESPSSNSASDGAGAAAAGMAVVVAGERGVQVFSYRQLHAATGGFGRAHMVGQGSFGAVYRGVLPDGRKVAVKLMDRPGKQGEQEFEMEVELLSRLRSPHLLGLIGHCSEGGQRLLVYEFMANGGLQEHLYPNTGSCGGISKLDWDTRMRIALEAAKGLEYLHERVNPPVIHRDFKSSNILLDKDFHARVSDFGLAKLGSDRAGGHVSTRVLGTQGYVAPEYALTGHLTTKSDVYSYGVVLLELLTGRVPVDMKRPPGEGVLVNWILDPALEGQYSLKDAVQVAAIAAMCVQPEADYRPLMADVVQSLVPLVKNRSAQKACNPNVQASKPLD; this is encoded by the exons ATgtcggacgccggcggcggcggcagcgaagaGTACAAGCGCGAGGAGTCGGTGGCCCTGCTGGTCATCGTCTCCCTCGCCgcgctctccctcctctccctcatCGCCGCCTTCGCCTACTACTGCTACATCACCCGGAAGGTCTCGCGCCGCCTGCACTCGCTCCAGCCCCCCAAGCGCTCCGGCtcccctcccgcgccgcctccgcgggcaccgccgccgccgccgccgcagcagcagcagcaggggaaGGAGAGCCCGTCCAGCAACTCCGCCAGCGATggggctggggcggcggcggcggggatggcggTGGTGGTCGCCGGGGAGAGGGGCGTGCAGGTGTTCAGCTACCGGCAGCTGCACGCGGCGACCGGCGGGTTCGGAAGGGCGCACATGGTCGGCCAGGGCAGCTTCGGGGCCGTGTACCGCGGGGTGCTCCCCGACGGGAGGAAGGTCGCGGTCAAGCTCATGGACCGCCCCGGGAAGCAGGGCGAGCAGGAGTTCGAGATGGAg GTGGAGCTGCTGAGTAGGCTCCGATCGCCACATCTGTTGGGCCTGATTGGCCATTGTTCTGAAGGTGGACAACGGCTACTTGTGTATGAGTTCATGGCCAATGGGGGTCTCCAGGAGCATCTCTATCCAAACACAG GTTCCTGTGGTGGGATCTCAAAATTGGACTGGGATACAAGAATGAGAATTGCACTTGAAGCAGCAAAAGGTTTGGAATATCTTCATGAGCGTGTTAATCCACCTGTCATACACAGAGACTTCAAGAGCAGCAATATTCTTCTGGACAAGGACTTCCATGCAAGAGTTTCAGACTTTGGTCTAGCCAAACTTGGATCTGATAGAGCTGGTGGTCATGTCTCAACTCGAGTTTTAGGCACACAAGGCTATGTTGCGCCCGA GTATGCACTGACTGGGCATTTGACTACCAAATCAGATGTGTACAGTTATGGTGTTGTCCTTTTGGAATTGCTTACTGGTAGGGTACCAGTTGATATGAAGAGGCCTCCAGGAGAAGGTGTTTTAGTGAATTGG ATCTTGGATCCAGCGTTGGAAGGTCAATACTCCTTGAAAGATGCTGTCCAAGTGGCTGCCATTGCTGCAATGTGTGTTCAACCAGAGGCTGACTATAGGCCACTAATGGCCGATGTAGTACAGTCATTGGTCCCTCTTGTCAAGAATCGTTCTGCTCAGAAAGCTTGCAACCCCAACGTGCAAGCATCGAAGCCACTCGACTAG